From a single Pieris rapae chromosome 17, ilPieRapa1.1, whole genome shotgun sequence genomic region:
- the LOC111001739 gene encoding rab GDP dissociation inhibitor alpha, translating into MDEEYDAIVLGTGLKECIISGMLSVSGKKVLHIDRNKYYGGESASITPLEDLFAKFNAPAPDETYGRGRDWNVDLIPKFLMANGLLVKLLIHTGVTRYLEFKSIEGSYVYKGGKISKVPVDQKEALASDLMGMFEKRRFRNFLIYVQDYQEDDPKTWKDFDPSTANMQSLYEKFGLDRNTQDFTGHALALYLDDNYLQQPASQTIRRIKLYSDSLARYGKSPYLYPMYGLGELPQGFARLSAIYGGTYMLDKPIDEIVLGEGGKVVGVRSGNEIAKCKQVYCDPSYVPDRVRKKGQVIRCICLLDHPINNTKDALSTQIIIPQKQVGRNSDIYVSVVSYTHQVAAKGWFVAMVSTTVETTDPESEIKPGIDLLGPIRQKFISVTDYYEPIDDGSQSQIFISESYDATTHFETTCLDVLKIYKRGTGEEFDFSKVKVELGEEDQ; encoded by the coding sequence ATGGATGAAGAATACGATGCCATTGTCTTGGGTACAGGCTTGAAAGAATGCATAATAAGTGGAATGCTTTCCGTGTCCGGAAAAAAAGTTCTTCACATTGATCGCAATAAGTATTACGGAGGAGAATCTGCGTCGATTACCCCATTAGAAGATTTATTTGCTAAGTTCAATGCCCCTGCACCGGATGAAACTTATGGTCGCGGTCGTGACTGGAATGTGGACCTAATCCCAAAGTTTTTGATGGCGAATGGCTTGCTTGTCAAGCTTTTAATCCACACGGGCGTCACCCGGTATTTGGAATTCAAGTCTATCGAAGGAAGCTATGTGTACAAGGGTGGAAAAATTTCAAAGGTGCCCGTCGATCAGAAGGAAGCTTTGGCTTCCGATTTGATGGGTATGTTTGAGAAGAGGCGTTTCCGCAACTTTTTGATCTATGTTCAAGATTACCAGGAAGATGACCCTAAAACTTGGAAAGATTTTGATCCATCTACAGCGAATATGCAGTCCCTGTATGAAAAATTTGGGCTGGATAGAAACACACAGGATTTCACAGGGCATGCACTAGCCCTGTATCTTGATGACAACTATTTGCAACAGCCAGCCAGTCAAACAATACGacgtataaaactatattctgATTCATTGGCGCGTTACGGTAAGTCACCTTATCTATATCCTATGTATGGTCTTGGTGAACTGCCTCAAGGGTTTGCACGTTTATCTGCAATTTATGGAGGCACTTACATGCTGGATAAACCTATTGATGAGATTGTCCTTGGTGAAGGAGGTAAAGTTGTTGGTGTGCGTTCTGGCAATGAAATAGCAAAATGTAAACAAGTTTACTGTGACCCTAGCTACGTTCCTGACCGTGTGCGCAAGAAGGGGCAAGTAATAAGATGTATATGCTTGTTGGATCACCCAATAAACAATACTAAGGATGCACTTTCTACTCAAATCATCATACCGCAAAAGCAAGTGGGAAGGAATTCTGACATTTACGTTTCTGTTGTATCTTATACCCACCAAGTGGCAGCTAAGGGTTGGTTTGTTGCTATGGTCTCTACTACAGTCGAAACCACTGATCCAGAATCTGAAATAAAGCCAGGCATCGATCTGCTGGGTCCAATCAGacagaaatttatttctgtgACAGACTATTATGAACCTATTGACGATGGAAGCCAGAGCCAAATCTTTATTTCCGAGTCTTATGATGCTACTACTCACTTCGAAACTACTTGTCTAGATGTGCTTAAAATTTACAAGAGAGGTACTGGTGAAGAGTTTGATTTCTCTAAAGTAAAGGTTGAGTTGGGTGAAGAAGATCAATAA